The following coding sequences lie in one Musa acuminata AAA Group cultivar baxijiao chromosome BXJ1-8, Cavendish_Baxijiao_AAA, whole genome shotgun sequence genomic window:
- the LOC135588016 gene encoding protein EFFECTOR OF TRANSCRIPTION 2-like has translation MMDSSRLRREECHRTKHDSVFSDWKIVIGSSDWEDHSLGKNGAERYKIHNLPANCLCPGLYELGIAVTPTDGRGTKTRQHALKDIVVVYLGQADNVRTRLQQYGRAGSHLDHGNSFTYSAESETPCLQKGPGLFKEIFSKGYSIVYRWAPMKDKKEAEKMEEQLLNFFDYAWNRRGNGACRREDILLKLDKASTRSNSGLLSKFKQWKWPVFSKNVGIKIDAGLSIDEVESEKTRGSLPQIFKFVKSQRQSVQPNDNLTQDEKVCGVAIGNGHICRNKPVPRRKRCSEHKGKRITVNSNLTSRDIRMIEDNSSLVCSEDSAAGKMVQPKHQRIPHIYKSSSGWESWPPAEEMQKLIPKLEVNICGVVAEDGDICRRKPVPGRKRCEEHKGKRVTGSGTSSSAETVRSYVCGVHLDDGSICMNLPLPARKRCTKHKGRKVTKIGQPEVFELQTKKLSSLN, from the exons ATGATGGACTCCTCCAGGCTCCGCAGGGAGGAATGCCACCGCACCAAGCATGACTCCGTCTTCTCCGATTGGAAG ATTGTTATTGGATCATCGGATTGGGAGGATCATTCCTTGGGCAAGAATGGGGCGGAGAGATATAAAATTCATAACCTTCCTGCTAATTGTTTGTGCCCTGGACTCTATGAATTAGGCATTGCTGTGACTCCAACTGATGGAAGAGGCACCAAGACCCGTCAGCATGCTTTAAAGGACATTGTTGTCGTATATCTTGGTCAAGCTGATAATGTTAGAACAAGGCTTCAACAGTATGGACGTGCAGGATCTCATTTGGACCATGGAAATTCATTTACTTATTCAGCGGAAAGTGAAACTCCTTGTCTCCAAAAAGGACCTGGTTTATTTAAAGAAATCTTCTCGAAGGGCTATTCCATTGTGTACAGATGGGCTCCG ATGAAAGACAAAAAAGAAGCAGAGAAGATGGAGGAACAGCTACTTAATTTCTTTGATTATGCATGGAACAGGCGTGGAAATGGTGCTTGTCGGCGTGAAGATATCCTGTTAAAATTAGATAAGGCATCAACCAGGTCTAATTCTGGTTTACTAAGTAAGTTCAAGCAGTGGAAGTGGCCCGTATTTAGCAAAAATGTAGGGATCAAGATTGATGCAGGTTTGTCAATTGATGAAGTGGAATCAGAGAAGACGAGAGGTTCTCTCCCTCAAATCTTCAAATTTGTCAAGTCACAGCGTCAGTCAGTTCAACCGAACGATAACCTTACTCAAGATGAAAAAGTTTGTGGAGTGGCCATTGGTAATGGACACATCTGTAGAAATAAACCTGTGCCAAGACGCAAAAGGTGTTCAGAGCATAAAGGAAAGAGGATTACTGTTAACAGCAATCTGACAAGTAGAGACATAAGAATGATAGAGGATAACTCATCTCTTGTATGCTCCGAGGATAGTGCTGCTGGGAAAATGGTTCAACCTAAGCACCAGAGAATACCTCATATTTATAAATCCTCAAGCGGCTGGGAAAGCTGGCCTCCTGCAGAAGAAATGCAAAAACTCATCCCCAAACTTGAAGTAAACATCTGTGGGGTGGTAGCAGAGGATGGAGATATTTGTAGAAGGAAGCCTGTTCCTGGAAGAAAGAGGTGTGAGGAGCATAAAGGAAAGAGGGTAACTGGGAGTGGCACATCTAGCTCAGCAGAAACAGTAAGATCATATGTATGTGGTGTTCATTTAGATGATGGCTCAATTTGCATGAATCTACCACTGCCTGCAAGGAAGCGATGCACGAAACACAAAGGAAGAAAGGTCACGAAGATCGGTCAGCCAGAGGTATTTGAGCTTCAGACAAAGAAACTATCTTCTTTGAATTAA
- the LOC135588015 gene encoding UDP-glycosyltransferase TURAN-like isoform X1 yields MGSTEKKRARAAVVVLGDIGRSPRMQYHALSLAEQANLEVDIVANGGSDPHVAIRENHSIHLYQMRSIHLRGLSKISSALTLVIKAALQFVILVWFLCVKIPRPDVFLVQNPPSVPTLAAVKLSSWLRRSKFIIDWHNFGYTLLGLSHGRSHIIVKTYHWFESYFGRMTDGSLCVTRAMQHELAENWRIKATVLYDQPPEFFHPISMRQMHELFSRLQNDICRPNGVCDCVSAVAVQEGLDTDEAITELNQSSDTLFSSQIDSNIFLKPNRPALVASSTSWTPDEDFSILLQAALMYDRRVAAALGENDSIVEEKLWMDISNGEQQLYPRLLFVITGKGPEKKKYEEQIKKLKLRRVAFRTMWLSAEDYPLLLGSADLGVSLHTSSSGLDLPMKVVDMFGCGLPVCAASYSCIKELVKVEKNGLLFSSPSELADEFMMLFKGFPEKCEALKSLKDGALATSSSSRWSTEWESHALPLISEVISEKQR; encoded by the exons ATGGGATCGACGGAGAAGAAGAGAGCGAGAGCCGCGGTGGTCGTCCTTGGCGACATCGGTCGCAGCCCGCGCATGCAGTACCACGCTCTCTCTCTCGCTGAACAG GCAAATCTAGAGGTGGACATCGTAGCAAATGGAG GTAGTGATCCTCATGTGGCTATAAGAGAGAACCATTCTATTCATTTGTACCAAATG AGGTCCATACACCTCAGAGGATTATCAAAGATATCAAGTGCATTGACACTAGTAATCAAGGCTGCATTGCAATTTGTTATCTTAGTTTGGTTTCTTTGTGTTAAGATTCCTCGTCCAGATGTTTTCCTTGTGCAG AATCCACCATCTGTTCCCACATTAGCTGCTGTCAAACTGTCTAGCTGGTTAAGACGAtctaaatttataattgattGGCACAACTTTGGATATACACTTCTTGGGTTATCCCACGGAAGAAGCCATATAATTGTGAAAACCTACCATTG GTTTGAAAGTTATTTTGGGAGGATGACGGATGGCTCATTATGTGTTACAAGGGCAATGCAACATGAACTTGCTGAAAATTGGCGAATCAA AGCAACTGTGCTTTATGATCAGCCGCCTGAGTTCTTCCATCCTATTTCAATGAGGCAGATGCATGAG TTGTTTTCTAGGTTGCAGAATGATATCTGTCGACCAAATGGAGTTTGCGATTGTGTTAGTGCTG TTGCAGTGCAAGAAGGTTTGGATACTGATGAGGCCATCACTGAGTTGAATCAATCTAGTGATACATTGTTTAGTTCTCAGATTGACAGTAACATTTTTTTGAAACCAAACAGACCAGCCCTTGTTGCCAGTAGTACAAGCTG GACTCCAGATGAAGATTTTAGCATACTTCTTCAAGCAGCACTCATGTATGATAGGCGTGTTGCTGCAGCCCTAGGTGAGAATGATTCAATTGTTGAAGAGAAGTTGTGGATGGACATCAGCAATGGGGAACAGCAATTGTACCCTCGATTGTTGTTTGTCATAActg GTAAAGGGCCTGAAAAGAAGAAATACGAAGAGCAGATAAAGAAATTAAAGTTGAGGCGTGTGGCCTTCAGAACGATGTGGCTATCAGCTGAGGATTATCCATTGTTACTTG GCTCTGCAGATCTTGGTGTATCCTTGCACACTTCTTCATCTGGTTTGGACCTTCCCATGAAG GTTGTTGATATGTTTGGATGTGGACTGCCTGTGTGTGCTGCTTCATATTCTTG CATTAAGGAACTTGTTAAAGTTGAGAAAAATGGGCTGCTATTTTCATCACCATCTGAGCTTGCTGATGAATTTATG ATGCTTTTCAAAGGCTTCCCAGAGAAATGTGAGGCCCTGAAATCTTTAAAGGATGGTGCTTTAGCTACAAGCTCAAGCTCAAGATGGTCCACAGAGTGGGAGAGTCATGCGTTGCCACTGATTTCTGAG GTAATATCAGAGAAACAAAGATGA
- the LOC135588015 gene encoding UDP-glycosyltransferase TURAN-like isoform X2, whose amino-acid sequence MGSTEKKRARAAVVVLGDIGRSPRMQYHALSLAEQANLEVDIVANGGSDPHVAIRENHSIHLYQMRSIHLRGLSKISSALTLVIKAALQFVILVWFLCVKIPRPDVFLVQNPPSVPTLAAVKLSSWLRRSKFIIDWHNFGYTLLGLSHGRSHIIVKTYHWFESYFGRMTDGSLCVTRAMQHELAENWRIKATVLYDQPPEFFHPISMRQMHELFSRLQNDICRPNGVCDCVSAVQEGLDTDEAITELNQSSDTLFSSQIDSNIFLKPNRPALVASSTSWTPDEDFSILLQAALMYDRRVAAALGENDSIVEEKLWMDISNGEQQLYPRLLFVITGKGPEKKKYEEQIKKLKLRRVAFRTMWLSAEDYPLLLGSADLGVSLHTSSSGLDLPMKVVDMFGCGLPVCAASYSCIKELVKVEKNGLLFSSPSELADEFMMLFKGFPEKCEALKSLKDGALATSSSSRWSTEWESHALPLISEVISEKQR is encoded by the exons ATGGGATCGACGGAGAAGAAGAGAGCGAGAGCCGCGGTGGTCGTCCTTGGCGACATCGGTCGCAGCCCGCGCATGCAGTACCACGCTCTCTCTCTCGCTGAACAG GCAAATCTAGAGGTGGACATCGTAGCAAATGGAG GTAGTGATCCTCATGTGGCTATAAGAGAGAACCATTCTATTCATTTGTACCAAATG AGGTCCATACACCTCAGAGGATTATCAAAGATATCAAGTGCATTGACACTAGTAATCAAGGCTGCATTGCAATTTGTTATCTTAGTTTGGTTTCTTTGTGTTAAGATTCCTCGTCCAGATGTTTTCCTTGTGCAG AATCCACCATCTGTTCCCACATTAGCTGCTGTCAAACTGTCTAGCTGGTTAAGACGAtctaaatttataattgattGGCACAACTTTGGATATACACTTCTTGGGTTATCCCACGGAAGAAGCCATATAATTGTGAAAACCTACCATTG GTTTGAAAGTTATTTTGGGAGGATGACGGATGGCTCATTATGTGTTACAAGGGCAATGCAACATGAACTTGCTGAAAATTGGCGAATCAA AGCAACTGTGCTTTATGATCAGCCGCCTGAGTTCTTCCATCCTATTTCAATGAGGCAGATGCATGAG TTGTTTTCTAGGTTGCAGAATGATATCTGTCGACCAAATGGAGTTTGCGATTGTGTTAGTGCTG TGCAAGAAGGTTTGGATACTGATGAGGCCATCACTGAGTTGAATCAATCTAGTGATACATTGTTTAGTTCTCAGATTGACAGTAACATTTTTTTGAAACCAAACAGACCAGCCCTTGTTGCCAGTAGTACAAGCTG GACTCCAGATGAAGATTTTAGCATACTTCTTCAAGCAGCACTCATGTATGATAGGCGTGTTGCTGCAGCCCTAGGTGAGAATGATTCAATTGTTGAAGAGAAGTTGTGGATGGACATCAGCAATGGGGAACAGCAATTGTACCCTCGATTGTTGTTTGTCATAActg GTAAAGGGCCTGAAAAGAAGAAATACGAAGAGCAGATAAAGAAATTAAAGTTGAGGCGTGTGGCCTTCAGAACGATGTGGCTATCAGCTGAGGATTATCCATTGTTACTTG GCTCTGCAGATCTTGGTGTATCCTTGCACACTTCTTCATCTGGTTTGGACCTTCCCATGAAG GTTGTTGATATGTTTGGATGTGGACTGCCTGTGTGTGCTGCTTCATATTCTTG CATTAAGGAACTTGTTAAAGTTGAGAAAAATGGGCTGCTATTTTCATCACCATCTGAGCTTGCTGATGAATTTATG ATGCTTTTCAAAGGCTTCCCAGAGAAATGTGAGGCCCTGAAATCTTTAAAGGATGGTGCTTTAGCTACAAGCTCAAGCTCAAGATGGTCCACAGAGTGGGAGAGTCATGCGTTGCCACTGATTTCTGAG GTAATATCAGAGAAACAAAGATGA
- the LOC103995352 gene encoding psbP domain-containing protein 7, chloroplastic — protein sequence MAFRAVTCPRSSLPIPRRIRPSAAAGGGRPESTAAQFASLAAVFRRRLLTGIGSASLVALGANFGGVTSFLLGLSPELGRSLRLDVLYPVQGFTRCLDSSNGFEFIYPESWVGDQTVLYRAAGKAESERPLDPPPLVNGRPSSRPPRSVSEPVAAFGPPGSNGELNVSVIVSDVPRDFAIEDFGGPKDVGETVLRRIAGSRRGSDVSAALVDATVREDPSKNVNYYRLEFRVEGPSFRRHNVAVCCARRGKLFTLNAQAPESVWPRVKQEFYRIADSFNLTEA from the exons ATGGCCTTCCGTGCCGTAACCTGCCCCCGCTCCTCCCTGCCCATCCCCCGCCGCATCcggccctccgccgccgccggaggCGGCAGACCAGAGTCCACCGCAGCGCAGTTTGCCTCGCTCGCCGCGGTGTTCCGCCGACGGCTCCTCACGGGCATCGGCTCCGCCTCGCTCGTCGCTCTTGGCGCCAACTTCGGCGGCGTCACTAGTTTCCTCCTTGGCCTCTCCCCAGAGCTCGGGCGGTCGCTGAGGCTCGACGTCCTCTACCCCGTCCAGGGTTTCACCCGCTGCCTCGACTCCTCCAATGGATTCG AGTTCATATATCCAGAGAGTTGGGTCGGAGACCAGACGGTGCTCTACAGAGCTGCAGGCAAAGCAGAGTCCGAGAGACCTCTGGACCCGCCGCCTCTCGTCAATGGCCGGCCATCCTCTCGACCGCCGCGCAGCGTCAGCGAGCCGGTAGCTGCTTTCGGGCCTCCAGGATCCAACGGCGAGCTCAACGTCAGCGTCATCGTCTCCGACGTCCCTCGTGACTTCGC GATCGAGGACTTCGGAGGGCCGAAGGACGTGGGCGAGACGGTGTTGAGGAGGATTGCTGGGTCCAGAAGAGGATCCGATGTAAGTGCGGCACTGGTGGATGCAACAGTGAGGGAGGATCCTTCGAAGAACGTGAACTACTACAGGCTGGAGTTCAGAGTGGAAGGGCCTTCGTTTCGCCGACACAACGTCGCCGTCTGCTGCGCTCGCCGCGGCAAGCTGTTCACTCTCAACGCTCAGGCACCGGAGTCGGTCTGGCCGAGAGTGAAGCAGGAGTTCTACAGGATTGCGGACTCCTTCAATCTCACTGAAGCATAG
- the LOC135588017 gene encoding peroxisomal adenine nucleotide carrier 1-like, with translation MADGLDWESLTEATSGAVGALVSTTVLYPLDTCKTKYQAEVQSHGQRKYRKLSDVLWEAISTRQFLSLYQGLGTKNLQSFISQFVYFYSYSYFKRWYLQKSGAKSIGTKANLVVAAAAGACTVVVTQPLDTASSRMQTSAFGKSKGLWETLSEGYWSEAYEGLGISLLLTANPAIQYTVFDQLKQRILRKQSSKVMPADTKSSPAVLSAFSAFVLGAISKSVATIVTYPAIRCKVMIQSADTEDESNKDTQSKTPKTMVGALSSIWGKEGFPGVFKGLQAQILKTVLSSALLLMIKEKISKYTWISMLALRRFLLISQKKIESLDAISKYL, from the exons atggcggaTGGGTTGGATTGGGAGTCGCTGACGGAGGCGACGTCGGGGGCGGTTGGGGCGCTGGTCAGCACCACCGTGCTCTACCCCCTCGACACTTGCAAGACCAAGTATCAGGCCGAAGTCCAATCCCATGGCCAGCGCAAGTACAG GAAGCTTTCTGATGTACTGTGGGAGGCAATTTCCACACGCCAATTTCTTTCGCTCTACCAAGGACTAGGCACCAAGAATTTGCAATCTTTCATATCGcaatttgtttatttttatagtTATAGCTATTTTAAACGTTGGTATCTGCAAAAGAGTGGAGCTAAATCTATTGGAACAAAAGCTAACttggttgttgctgctgctgctggtgcttGCACTGTGGTTGTGACTCAG CCACTAGATACTGCATCTTCTAGAATGCAAACTAGTGCCTTCGGTAAATCCAAGGGTTTATGGGAAACCCTGTCAGAAGGATATTGGAGTGAAGCATATGAAGGCTTAGGCATATCTCTCCTCTTGACAGCAAATCCTGCGATTCAG TATACAGTATTTGATCAGTTGAAACAAAGAATTCTGAGGAAACAAAGCAGTAAAGTTATGCCAGCAGACACTAAATCATCTCCAGCAGTTCTTTCTGCCTTCTCAGCCTTTGTACTTGGAGCCATCTCAAAGAGCGTAGCAACCATCGTGACCTACCCAGCTATTAG GTGTAAAGTTATGATTCAATCTGCTGATACTGAAGATGAATCCAACAAGGATACACAATCTAAAACCCCCAAGACAATGGTGGGTGCCTTATCTTCTATATGGGGAAAAGAAGGGTTTCCTGGCGTATTCAAAGGTCTGCAGGCTCAGATTCTGAAAACTGTTTTGAGCTCTGCCTTATTGCTGATGATAAAGGAGAAGATCTCAAAGTATACGTGGATTTCCATGCTTGCTCTCAGAAGGTTTCTATTGATTTCACAGAAGAAAATAGAGTCATTAGATGCAATATCTAAGTATTTGTAA